The Rhodanobacteraceae bacterium genomic sequence ACGCGGCCCTGCGCGGTGAGCCACGCGTTCCATTGCCAATGTCCAGGCGTCAGCGCGTCCACGTCGCCCGAGAATTGCGCCTGCGCGAAGCGGCGCGCATCGGCGCCTGCGATCACGATGCATGTGACTTGGCCGATGGCGCGCGGGATTGAGGTCATCGAAGCGTGCTGGGTGGTTTGCACAACGTTAGCAGCGCCGACTGCATCGTCGGACGATCGGTGCGACAATGCGCATCGTGATTGGTTTCCACCACGCATGATGATCGACGAATCTTCAAACCGCTCGGAACCTGCGCCGCCGCCCGCGCGGGAACCCCAACCGCAACCCGCGCCGCGCGAACGTGCCACGCCGGAAGGTGACGGCCTCGACCCGACGCGTTATGGCGACTGGGAAAAGAACGGGCGCTGCATCGATTTCTAGCAGGCTGTTGAAAAACAGCCTGCTAGTGCGGGTCATGGATGACCCGCCGCGGCTCAAACACCGCGAGTGTTTGAGCCCGCGAAGCCGAGTCCGGACATGTGCCGGACTCGGCGCGTTGAAAAAGTGCGGGAAAGCACTTTTTCAACAACCGGTTAGTGTGCAGGGATCGATGCCGCTGCGGAATCGGCCGTCCGTCGCGCCGACTCCGAGTCGAGGAATGCGATGCTTCGTTTCCGTGGCATCCGCCGCGGACAGGCGTCATCCGCAGTGGCGATCTTCGCAACGTCCGTGCGTTCATGCGACAATGTGGCGATCATCGGCGCAGCGATTGCCACGGGGACAACGCCGCGCACGCTGTGATAAGGACACGAGGACATGCCCACTACACGACCCTTGTCGCCGCATCTAGGCATCTACCGCTGGCGCGTCAACATGCTGCAGTCGACGCTGCACCGTTTGACCGGATTGTTCCTCGTCCTCGGCGCCCTGCTGGTGACCTGGGGTCTGATCGCGGCGGCCAGCAGCGGCAAGGCGTGGGAGATCTTCGCGGAGTTCTGTGGCAGCTGGATCGGACTGATCCTGCTGTTCCTGTGGACCTGGTCGCTGCTGTTCCATCTCTGCAACGGCATCCAGCACCTGCTGCGTGACATGGGGCGCAACTTCGGTCCGCCGACGCGGGACCGCACCCACAATCCGGTCTACTGGTCTTCGGGGTGGATGGTGATCGCCATCAGCGTGGCGTTGACCGTGCTGGTGTTCGCGCTGCTGGTGCTGCGCATGAATGGAGGTGCGGCATGAGTGCGTATCCGGGGCAGGAAGGGTTGCGCGCACCGCTCAAGGTCGCGCGCGGACTGGGTTCCTCGAAGACGGGCGTGCACTACTGGTGGCTGCAGCGCGTCACCGCGGTGGCGCTGGTGCCGCTGTCGATCTGGTTCCTGTTCCTGCTGGGCGGGGTCATCCACGCCGACTATTCCGTGGTGATGGCCAGCATCGGCCAGCCGGTGCACGCGATTTTCCTGATCGTGTTCGTGGCATGCCTGTTCTGGCACGGCGCGCTGGGGCTGGACGTGATCATCGGCGACTACGTGCACACCCGCTGGCTGGAGGTGACGCTGCAGGTTGCGGTCCGCTTCGGCGCGCTGCTGGGCGCGCTGGCCTGCGTGATGGCGGTGCTCGCGGTCTGGCTGACCGGCACCGCGTATTTCTGATCGAACCATGCTGACCAAAACATGCTGATCAAACCCGGGACAAGGGACTTCCATGTCTGCTGACAGTTACAAGGTCGAAACGCATCAATACGACGTGGTGGTGGTCGGGGCCGGCGGCGCCGGGTTGCGCGCCACCATGGGCCTCGCTGCCAAAGGCCTGTCCGCGGCCTGCGTCACCAAGGTGTTTCCGACCCGTTCGCACACGGTGGCGGCGCAGGGCGGCGTGGCCGCCGCGCTCGGCAACATGGGCGAAGACGACTGGCGCTACCACTTCTATGACACCGTGAAGGGCGGCGACTGGCTGGGCGACCAGGACGCGATCGAATACATGTGCCGCGAGGCGATCCCCGCGGTCATCGAGCTGGAACATTTCGGCGTGCCGTTCTCGCGCACGCCGGATGGCAGGATCTACCAGCGTCCCTTCGGCGGCATGACCACGCGTTACGGCGAGGGCGTCGCGCAGCGCACCTGCGCCGCCGCCGACCGCACCGGCCATGCGATCCTGCACACGCTCTACACCCAGGCGCTGAAGCACGACGCCAGGTTTTTCATCGAGTATTTCGCGACCGACCTGGTCAAGGATCCGCGCGACGGCCGTATCACCGGCGTGCTCGCGATCGATCTCAACGAAGGCACGCTGCACCTGTTCCAGGGCCACGCGATCGTGCTGGCCACCGGCGGCTACGGCCGCGCGTACTTCTCGTGCACGTCGGCGCACACCTGCACCGGCGATGGCGGCGGCATGGCGTTGCGTGCGGGCCTGGCGCTGCAGGACATGGAATTCGTGCAATTCCATCCGACCGGCATCTACGGGTCGGGCTGCCTGATCACCGAAGGCGTGCGTGGCGAAGGCGGTTACCTGACCAACTCGAAAGGCGAGCGTTTCATGGAACGCTATGCGCCGAACGCCAAGGACCTGGCTTCGCGCGACGTGGTCAGCCGCGCGATCACCGTGGAAATCCGCGAAGGCCGCGGCGTCGGCGAGCACGCCGACCATGTGCACCTGAACCTGGCGCACCTCGGCGCCGACGTGTTGCACGAGCGGCTGCCGGGAATCTCCGAGACTGCGCGCATCTTCGCCGGCGTGGACGTCACGAAGGAACCGATCCCGGTGCTGCCGACCGTGCACTACAACATGGGCGGCATCCCGACCAACTACCACGGCGAAGTGGTGCAGAAGGTCGGCGGCGACCCCGACGTGGTGGTGCCCGGCCTGTTCGCGATCGGCGAGGCCGCCTGCGTGTCGGTGCACGGCGCCAACCGCCTCGGTTCCAACTCGCTGCTGGACATCGTGGTGTTCGGGCGCGCGGTCGCCAACCGCTGCGCCGCAATCATCAAGCCCGACACGCCGCACCGCGACCTGCCGGCCGATGCGCTGGAACCGGCCTTGACGCGTCTGGACAAGCTGCGCCACGCCGACGGCGGCACGCCGACCGCCGAGTTGCGCGTCAGGATGCAGAAGACCATGCAGGCCGACGCGGCCGTGTTCCGCACTGCCGAAACGCTGCAACAAGGCTGCACGAAGATCGACGAGGTGTACGCGGGTTTCGGGGACATCCGCGTCACCGACCGCTCGCTGATCTGGAACTCGGATTTGATGGAAACCTTCGAGCTGGCCAACCTCTTGGGGCAGGCGGTCGCCACCATGCACTCGGCCGCGCAGCGTCCGGAAAGCCGCGGCGCGCACGCGCGCGAGGACTATCCCGAGCGCGATGACGTCAATTGGATGAAGCACACGCTGGTCAGCGTCGACGAGAAGGGACGCTGCGGCTTCGATTACCGGCCGGTGCACTCGAACACGATGGACGATGAAGTGGCCACGGTGCCGCCCAAGAAGCGCGTTTATTGATTGGCTTTTTGTAGGAGCCTGCCTTGCAGGCGACCACGGAGCTTTTGGCCGTGAATAGCGGCTTCGGTCGCGGCTCCCGCCGCTCCTACGTACAAGGAAACGAACATGGCTGAATTCACGCTGCCGAAAATGTCGAAGGTGCAAAAGGGCCGGCATCACGCCGCCAAGCCCGGCGCGAAGAAGGTGCGCAATTTCCGTGTATACCGCTGGGATCCGGATGTCGGCGAAAACCCGCGCGTGGACACTTACGAGGTCGACGTCACCGGCTGCGCGATGGTTCTCGACGTGCTGCTGAAGATCAAGAACGAGATCGACCCCACGCTGACCCTGCGCCGTTCCTGTCGCGAGGGCGTGTGCGGTTCCTGCGCGATGAACATCGACGGCGAGAACACCCTGGCCTGCATCAAGGGGCTGGACGAGTTGCCTGCGGGCGACGTCGGCATCTATCCGCTGCCGCACATGCCGGTGGTCAAGGACTTGGTGCCAGACCTCACGCATTTCTATGCGCAGTACGCATCGATCAAGCCGTGGCTGCAGACCGAAAGCACGCCCGGCACGCGCGAACGCCTGCAGTCACCGGAAGACCGCAAGAAACTGGACGGCCTGTACGAGTGCATCCTGTGCGCGTGTTGCTCCACCGCGTGCCCAAGCTACTGGTGGAACCCCGACCGCTTCCTGGGCCCGGCGATCCTGTTGCAGGCCTATCGCTGGATCATCGATTCGCGCGACGAGGCCACCGGCGAGCGCTTGGACGATCTCGACGATCCGTTCAAGCTGTACCGCTGCCACACGATCATGAACTGCACCAACACCTGTCCCAAGGGCCTGAATCCGGCCAAGGCGATCGCCGAGATCAAGCAATTGTTGGTCAATCGCACGGTCTGATACCGTCGCAACGACACGGGGAGCGTCGTCTTGCCTTCGATCAAAGCATGTAGGTTGGGCTGAATGCAATGAAGCCCAACAAGTGGGTGCACGACTGCGTTGGGTTTCGCGTTGCTCGGCCCGACCTGCGCGATCGGGGGAGAAGCTGAGGCATGGCGCCTCCCAATGGCCAAGGGGACCTGTACAGACGCGTGAACGAGATGAGCGCAATCGGTGACGCACGCATGAAGCGCCTGCGTTGGCGTGCGCGGCGCGGCACCCGCGAACTCGATGCCTTGCTGGGTGGCTGGCTGGATGCGCATGCCGCTTCGATGGACGAGGCGCGATTCGCGGCGTTTGATGCGCTGCTGGATCAGCAGGATCCCGAACTCTGGGATTGGCTGATGGGTCACGCCGATCCGCCGCGCGCGGACTGGCGCGCGATCGTCGCCGAGATCCGCCGGCACGCGGGACTCGCGCAGTGAAGGCGGCGTCGGCGATCGGGTTCGCGTGCCGGACGTCGTGGAGCCTGGTCATCGCGACCATCGTCGTCGCGTTGCTGGCGATCGTGGCGGTGTGGATCAGCGGTCTGCCGTTCTGGGCACGCATGCTGTCGGTGCCGTGGATCAGTGCATGGGCCGGGGCCGCGCTCGCCGGGTTGTGGTTCCCGCGCGTTCGTTCGCTGGTCTGGCAGGCCGACGGCACGGCGCGCATCGGCGTGCATGATCGCAGGACCAACCGGACCGAAGAGGTGCAAGGTGCCGTCCACGCCGCGCGCGTGATGGGGCCGCTGATCGTGCTGGTGCTGCGCTGGCCGCCGCGCGAACGCGCCACGTTGTGGCTGCTGCCCGGCAACCTCGACGTCGACACCCGCCGGCGCCTGCGGATGCGCCTGGGTGCGGCGGGCAGCGCCGGCCTCGCGTCAGGGAACGCCGACAGCGGATGATGGTCTGAACCGCTTGCCGCGTTGGCGCTTTTCCGCCACGCTGCGTTGTGGCGTGGGCTTGCGATAGCCGGCACGGCTGCCAATCCCGAATCCCGAGTCCCGAGTCCCCAGTCCCGGCCTTCCATCGCATGTTCCGACCGCTCGAACTCTTCATCGGCACCCGTTACATCCGCGCCAAGCGGCGCAACCATTTCATTTCCTTCATCAGCGTGGTGTCGATGCTGGGTTTGATCATCGGCATCACCGCGCTGATCACCGTGATCTCGGTGATGAACGGCTTCGACTTCGAGCTGCGTTCGCGCATCCTGGGCATGGTTTCGCAGGCAACGATCACCTCGGTCGGCACCAGCATGCCCAACTGGCAGCAGGCGCTTGCGATCGCCGAACAGAATCCGCACGTGAAGGGAGCGGCGCCCTATGTCGAGCGCGAGGCTTACCTGAGCGGCAACGCCGCCAGCCAGGGCGCGATCGTGCGCGGCATCCTGCCGGACCAGGAACCCAAGGTGGCCGACATCGGTTCCAAGATGATCGCCGGCAATCTGTCGGCACTCACGCCGGGTTCGTGGGGCATCGTGCTGGGGCGGGATCTCGCGCTGACGCTGGGCGTCAACGTCGGCGACAAGGTGGTGGTGACGGCCAGCATCAGCGCTTCGCCGATCGGCGCATTGCCGCGATTGAAGCGATTCACGGTCGTCGGCATCTTCGAGGCCGGCATGCAGGAATACGACTCCGGCCTCGCGATCGTCAACATGCACGACGCCGAAACGCTGTACCAGATGAGCGGACCCAGCGGCATCCGCCTGAAGCTGGATGACCTGTTCGTCGCGAACAAGGTGGCGGCGACGCTCGCCGACAAGCTGGGCGACGCCTACCGCGTCCAGGGCTGGATGCAGCAGCACGCCAACTTCTTCAAGGCCATCGCGATGGAAAAGATCGTGATGTTCATCATCCTGTCGCTGATCGTCGCGGTGGCGGCGTTCAACCTGGTGTCCTCGCTGGTGATGCTGGTCACCGACAAGCAGTCGGACATCGCGATCCTGCGCACGCTGGGCGCGACGCCGCGCTCGATCATGGGCGTGTTCATGATCCAGGGCATGCTGATCGGCCTGATGGGCATCGTGATCGGCACGGTGTGCGGCGTGGCGCTGGCGATCAACGTGCCGGCGATCGTGGATGGCATCCAGAACCTCACCGGCTACCAGTTCCTGCCGGAGTCGGTGTATTACATCAACAACGTGCCGAGCAAGCTGGAATGGAGCAACGTCGGCTGGATCACCGGCATGGCCTTCCTGTTCTCGCTGCTGGCGACGATCTATCCCGCATGGCGGGCGTCGCGCACGCAGCCGGCGGAGGCGTTGCGTTATGAATAGCCGGGAATCGGGAATCGGGAATCGGAAATCGGAAAGCAACGGCGCCGTGCTGCGCGCCAGCCACATCGCCAAGACCTACAGGGAAGGCAAGTTGCGCACGCCGGTGCTGCACGATGCGAGCTTCGATCTCGCGCGCGGCGAAACGCTGGCGATCGTGGGCGCCTCGGGTTCGGGCAAGAGCACCTTGTTGCACATCGTGGGCGGGCTGGATACGCCGAGCAAGGGTTCGGTCGAACTGGAAGGGCTCGAGTTGTCGAGGCTGCCCGATGCCGAACGCGGGCGGGTGCGCAACCGCTCGCTCGGATTCGTCTACCAGTTCCACCACCTGCTGCCGGAATTCACCGCGCTGGAGAACGTCGCGATGCCGCTGCTGATCCGCGGCACGCCGATTCCGCAGGCGCGCGATCAGGCGAAGGCGCTGCTGGAACGCGTGGGCCTGGGCCATCGGCTGGAACACAAGCCCGGCGAGTTGTCCGGCGGCGAGCGCCAGCGCTGCGCGATGGCGCGCGCGCTGGTGACGCGACCCGCCTGCGTGCTGGCCGACGAGCCCACCGGCAACCTCGACGAACAGAATGCCGCGGCGTTGTACGCATTGATGCTGGAACTGAATCGAGAGATCGGCACCAGCATCGTGCTGGTCACCCACGACCGCAATCTCGCCCGACGCATGGATCGCGTGCTGGAACTGACGGGCGGGGTCCTGCAACCGATGCCGCACGACGGCTGAAACGGGAATGCACGCGCGCACGGACCGCCGCGCTGTCCCGACCCTGCCGGGGATGCTCGCCGGCGCGGTGGCGATCCTGGCGGGCGCGGTGCTGGTGCAAGGGCTGCCGGTCTTGCCGCCGCGTTGGCTGGACGCGGTGTTGGCGTGCACGGCCTTGGCAGGATTCGGCGCCTGCATGCACTGGCGTGCCCCGGCGATCCTGTGGTGTTTGCCGATCACACTGGCGGCATTCGCGTGGACCGCGTGGCGGGCCGACCTCGCGATGTCCGCGCGCCTGCCGCACGCGCTCGAGAAGCAGGACATCCTGGTCGTGGGCACGGTGACGGACTTGCCGCAGGCGCAGGAGGGCTCGACACGTTTCGACTTCGACATCGCGCAGGCGCAGTTCGACGGGAACGGCGTGCCGGTGAGCGGCCATGTGCGCCTGTCGTGGTATGCGTCGCGCGACCAGCCGGCGCCGTCGATCGAGCCGTGTTCGACATGGCGGTTGCGCGTTCGCATGAAACGCCCGCACGGACTGGTCAACCCCGGCGGTTTCGATTTCGAACGCTCGGCGTTGCAGAAGGGCATCGTCGCGACCGGTTACGTGCGCGACGATCCGGCCAATGCGATGCTGCATGCCGGCGCCTGCGTCGATGGCATCCGCGCGCGGATCGCTGCCGCGATCGAAGCGGCGTTGCCGGACGATGTCCACGCGGTGCGCCTGCTGCGCGCGCTGTCGGTCGGCGACGAGCGTGCACTCGACGAACGCGATTGGCAGGTGGTACGCGCCACCGGCATCGCCCACCTGATTGCGATTTCGGGCTTTCATGTCGGCCTCGCCGCGGTGTTCGGCGCGTTGCTGGTGCGCCTGATCTGGTGGGTGTTTCCGGCGCTTGCATTGCGGCTCGCACGGCCGCTTGCGGAAGCGGCCATCGCGTTTCCCGCATCGCTGGCCTACGGGGCGCTGGCGGGATTCGGACTGCCGACCACGCGCACGCTGCTGATGATCGCCGTGGTCGCGGGGTGGCGGCTGCTGCGCCGTGGCGGCGGGTTCGGCGAAGGCTTCGGCCTGGCGCTGGCGGCGATCCTGATCGTTGATCCGCTGTCGGTGTTGTCGGCCGGATTCTGGTTGTCGTTCGCGGGTGTGGCGCTGCTGGCCTGGACGCTGGCGCGCGACAGCGGTTGGCGCGGTCATCTCAAGGAAATCGGTTTGGCACCGCTGTTGATGACGCTGGCGTTGTTGCCGTTGACGGTGTGGTTTTTCGGGCAGGCTTCGCTGGTCGGCCCGCTCGCGAATCTCGTCGCGGTGCCGTTCGTGAGTTTCGTGATCGTGCCGGTTGACCTGGCCGCGTGCGCGCTGCTGTTCGCGTGGCCGTGGGCGGGGCAACACTTGTTGCATGTTTGCGCGTATCTGGTCGATGGCCTGTGGTGGTTTCTCGTGCATCTCGCGGCGTGGCGGCCGGCCATGCAATACCTTCCGGAGGCTTCGCTGCTCGCGTTCGCGCTGGGTTGCATCGGCGCGATCTGGCTGCTGGCGCCGCGCGGGGTGCCGGCGCGCGCGCTGGGTGCACTGCTGCTGCTGCCGTTGTGCTGGCCGCGCTCGGTGTTGCCAGCGGGCGGCGCGTTCCACGCGACCGTGATCGACGTGGGGCAGGGGCTGTCGGTGCTGGTGCGCACCCGTGGCCACGCGTTGCTGGTGGATGCCGGCGCGCGCTATCCGTCCGGTTTCGACCTGGGCGAAGCCGCGGTGGTGCCGACCCTGCACGCGCTCGGGGTCGCACAGCTCGACGGGTTGATCATCAGCCACGGCGACAACGACCATTCGGGCGGTGCGGCGTCGGTGCTCGCGGCGTATCCCGGCACGCCGGTGTGGGTCGGCGAACCCGCTCGCGGTCCGGTGCCGATGCAGCAATGTCATGCGGGCCAGCAGTGGCGCTGGGATGGCGTGGAGTTCCGGGTGTTGCACCCGCCCGCGCCCGTCACGTTGAAAGACAACGACGCGGGTTGCGTGCTGCTGGTGACGGGCGCCGGCGGGCGGTTGCTGCTGCCGGCGGACACCTCGTCGAAGGTGGAACCGGCGATCGCGCGCGCGGTGCCGCGCGGACCGCCCCTGGCGCTGGTGGCGCCGCACCACGGCAGCAAGACGTCATCCAGTCCCGCGTATCTCGAAGCGCTCCGGCCCCGTTTCGCGATCGCCTCGACCGGCTACTTGAACGGTTATCACCATCCGGCGCCGACGGTTGTCACGCGCTATGCCGATCTGGGCATACCGCTCCTCGACACGCCGGATACCGGCGCAGTGTGTATCGCGTTTCCGGCCGCCGCGCCGCCGAGCGTCGTGTCCGAGGAACGCCTGCGGCAGGCGCATTACTGGCGCGAGCGCTGATTGCCTCCGGCGCGCGGAAAGCGACGCGGGTCACGCAAGCGGTACGCTGCTGCGCTGGTATGATGCGGCAGCATCGCAAAATACCCGCAGTGGAGGTTGCAAGTGTTTGAAATCCTGAAAGCGGGCGGCTGGGGAATGGTGCCCATCCTGGTGTGTTCGGCGGTCGGTCTCGCGATCGTGCTGGAACGCTTCTGGACCCTGCGCCGCAATGCGGTGCTGCCGCCGGGCCTTGGCGACCAGGTGCGCAGCTGGGCGCATTCGCAGCAGTTGAACACCGCGCACATCGAGGCCCTGCGCGAGAACTCGCCGCTCGGCGAGCTGCTCGCCGCTGCCTTGTCGGTGCGCAATCGTCCGCGCGCGGAAATCAAGGAACGCATCGAGGACACCGGCCGGCACGTGGTGCACGGACTCGAACGCTACCTCAACACGCTCGGCACGATCGCCCTGATCGGTCCGCTGCTGGGCCTGCTCGGCACCGTGTTCGGCCTGATCCGGATGTTCCTCGCAGTGATGGTGTCGGGCGTGGGCGACCCGATGAAGATGGCCGGTGGCATCGGCGAGGCGCTGGTGTGCACGGCGTCCGGCCTGGTGGTCGCGATTCCGGCCTACGTGCTGCACCGCTATTTCCGTTCGAAGGTGAAGGGCTACGTGGTGCAGATGGAGAAGCAGGCCACCGCGCTGCTGGATGAATTGTCGGCGGCACGCCCCGCGCCGGTCGACACGCGCGCGCCCGCCGCCGCGACCGCCGCGCCGCGCCCCGCGCGCGTCGCGGGTTGACGGAAACTCCCATGCGCATCGGCAACGACAACGCCGACGAATTCGAAATCAACGTGGTCAGCCTGATCGACGTGCTGCTGACCCTGCTGATGTTCTTCGTGCTGACCACGACCTTCGTGCAGCAGGGACACATGAAAGTGTCACTGCCGCAGGCCAGCGATGCCGCCAGCACGCCGGCCAGCGACACGTTGATACTCGTGATCGACAAGGAAGGGCATTTCTTCGTCGCCAACAACCGCGTGCTGGGCGACGATGAGGCCACGCTCAAACGCGCGATCGAAGCCGTCGCCGGCAGCGACCGTGAACGCCCGGTGCTGCTGCGCGCCGACGGCATGACCCCGCACCAGGCCGTGGTGACCGCGATGGATGCACTGGGCCAGCTCGGTTTCACGCACCTGTCGATCGCCACCGCGCCGCCCGCCGGGGCCGCCGCGCAATGAACGACACCGACCGGGTGGGACACGCCGGTTCGGATGCGACGGTCTATCGCCGCCTGCTGGGTTTCCTGCGCCCGTATCGCTCGCTCGTCATCGCGACCATCCTCGCGATGGTCGCGGACGCCGTGTGCATGATCCTGTTCGCGAAGGAGATCAAGCCGCTGATCGACAAGCTGTTCGTGGTGCGCGACCCGCACGTGATCTTCTGGATGCCGATCATCATCGTCAGCATCTTCTTCGTGCGCAGCATCGCCGTGTACGTCGAGAGCTACGGCAGCGCCTACATCGGACGCGGCGTGGTGCAGGACATGCGCCGCCGCATCTTCGACAAGTACCTGCAGATGCCGGCGGCGTTCTTCGACCGCGAATCCTCGGGCCAGCAGATCTCGCGCATCACCTACACCTCGGAGCAGGTCGCGCAGGCCACCACCGATTCCGCGAAAGTCGCGATCGTGGACGGGCTGACCGTGATCGGGCTGGTGCTGCTGATGCTGTGGACCAACTGGAAACTGTCGCTGGCGCTGCTGGTGCTGGTGCCTTGCATCGGCTTGCTGGTCACCTACGTCAGCCGCCGCTACCGGCGCATCAACGTCACCATCCAGGACGTGGTCGGCAAGGTGACGGGCACGGTTGAGGAAGTGGTCGGCGCGCACCGCGAGGTCAAGGTGTTCGGCGGCCAGGATTACGAAGCCATGCGTTTCGACGACGTGACCGACCGCGCGCGCAAGTTGAACATCAAGGTGGCCGCGACGAATGGCCTGTCCACCGCGTTCGTGCAACTGGCCGCCGCGATCGCGCTGGCGCTGATCGTGTTCTTCGCGACGCGCCCGTTCATGTTGAACGACAAGCTCACCGCGGGCTCGTTCGCGCGTCTGTTCATGTGCATGGGCGGGATATTGCCGTCGCTGAAGCGCCTCACCACCGTGCAATCGAACATCCAGCGCGGCCTCGCGGCGGCGGCGGAATTGTTCGGCATCCTGGATGCGCCGACCGAGCGCGATGCCGGCACCGTCACGCTGACACGTTGCCGTGGCGACATCGAATTCCGCGACGTGCACCTGACCTACCCGGGCGCCGACGCGGCAGCGTTGCGCGGGATTTCGTTGCGCTGCCCCGCCGGCACGGTCACGGCGCTGGTCGGCCGCTCCGGCAGCGGCAAGAGCAGCATGGCCAGCCTGATCCCGCGCTTCTACGAGCCGACCTCCGGCACGGTGCTGCTGGACGACCGGCCGCTCGGCGACTACACCTTGCGCAGCCTGCGCGCGCAGATCGCGTGGGTGGGCCAGGACGTGGTGCTGTTCGACGACACCATCGCGAGGAACATCGCCTACGGCGCACTGGCGGGCGCGAGTCAAGCGGACATCGTCGCTGCCGCCGAGGCCGCCAACGCGATGGAGTTCATCCGCGAATTGCCCCACGGCATCCACAGCCGGGTGGGCGAGGGCGGCACGCTGTTGTCGGGCGGCCAGCGCCAGCGCATCGCGGTGGCGCGTGCGCTGCTGAAGAATGCCCCGATCCTGGTGCTGGACGAGGCCACCAGCGCGCTCGATACCGAATCGGAACGGCTGATCCAGGACGCGCTTTCGCGCCTGATGAAGAACCGCACCACGCTGGTAATCGCGCATCGCCTCTCGACGGTCGAGCACGCCGATCAGATCGTCGTCCTCGACCAGGGTCATATCGTCGAGCGCGGCACCCACGCCGAGTTGCTCGCGCGCGGCGGCAAGTACGCCGCGCTGCATCACCTGCAATTCCGCGAGCAGATACCTGGCAGGCCCGTCATTCCCGCGAAAGCGGGAATCCAGTGACTTCTGATCGTTGATGGGCGACAAGCAACCGGTCGTATACATCCTCGCCAATGCCCGCAATGGGGTTCTTTACATCGGTGTAGCCAGCAATTTGATTCAACGCATTTGGCAACATCGCAATGATCTGGTTGCAGGCTTCAGCAAGAGGTACCGAGCGCATTTGCTCGTGTATTTCGAGCAGCACTCAACGATGGATGCTGCGATCACCCGCGAGAAGCGGATCAAGAAATGGAATCGGGCGTGGAAGCTTGAGCTCATTGAGAAACACAACCCGTATTGGCACGATCTGTATCCGGGTCTATCGGGCTGAGAAAGGCACTGGATTCCCGCTTGCGCGGGAATGACGTTTTTTATGGCGCTTGGCGAATCCTTGCAACAATGCTGGTACGGAAATAGTCCATCGCCGTGGTGGACACTGCTGCTGGCCGCCTTGTATGGCGGCGTCACCGCCTCGCGACGCACGCTGTACCGGCGCGGCTGGTTGAAGCGTGTACGCATGCCGGTGCCCGTGGTCGTGGTCGGCAACATCGTCGCGGGTGGCGCAGGCAAGACACCGCTGACGATCGCGCTGGTGCAGGGTTTGCGTGACCGCGGCTGGAAGCCCGGCGTCGTCAGCCGCGGCTACGGCGGCACGGCGCTTGAGCCAACCTTGCTGGATGCGCAGCCGGACCCGAGCGTGGCCGGCGACGAGCCTGCACTGATCCGCCTGCGCACCGGTTTGCCGGTGGCGGTCGGCGCGGATCGCGCTGCCGCGGCGCGCCTGCTGCTGGCGCAAGGTGTCGATGTGATCGTCGCCGACGATGGCCTGCAGCATTACGCGCTGGCCCGCGACGTCGAGATTTGCGTCGTGGATGGCGTGCGCCGCACCGGCAACGGACGCCTGCTGCCAGCCGGTCCGCTGCGCGAACCCGAATCGCGCCTGCGCGCAGTCG encodes the following:
- a CDS encoding DNA internalization-related competence protein ComEC/Rec2, which translates into the protein MHARTDRRAVPTLPGMLAGAVAILAGAVLVQGLPVLPPRWLDAVLACTALAGFGACMHWRAPAILWCLPITLAAFAWTAWRADLAMSARLPHALEKQDILVVGTVTDLPQAQEGSTRFDFDIAQAQFDGNGVPVSGHVRLSWYASRDQPAPSIEPCSTWRLRVRMKRPHGLVNPGGFDFERSALQKGIVATGYVRDDPANAMLHAGACVDGIRARIAAAIEAALPDDVHAVRLLRALSVGDERALDERDWQVVRATGIAHLIAISGFHVGLAAVFGALLVRLIWWVFPALALRLARPLAEAAIAFPASLAYGALAGFGLPTTRTLLMIAVVAGWRLLRRGGGFGEGFGLALAAILIVDPLSVLSAGFWLSFAGVALLAWTLARDSGWRGHLKEIGLAPLLMTLALLPLTVWFFGQASLVGPLANLVAVPFVSFVIVPVDLAACALLFAWPWAGQHLLHVCAYLVDGLWWFLVHLAAWRPAMQYLPEASLLAFALGCIGAIWLLAPRGVPARALGALLLLPLCWPRSVLPAGGAFHATVIDVGQGLSVLVRTRGHALLVDAGARYPSGFDLGEAAVVPTLHALGVAQLDGLIISHGDNDHSGGAASVLAAYPGTPVWVGEPARGPVPMQQCHAGQQWRWDGVEFRVLHPPAPVTLKDNDAGCVLLVTGAGGRLLLPADTSSKVEPAIARAVPRGPPLALVAPHHGSKTSSSPAYLEALRPRFAIASTGYLNGYHHPAPTVVTRYADLGIPLLDTPDTGAVCIAFPAAAPPSVVSEERLRQAHYWRER
- a CDS encoding Ferric siderophore transport system, biopolymer transport protein ExbB, coding for MFEILKAGGWGMVPILVCSAVGLAIVLERFWTLRRNAVLPPGLGDQVRSWAHSQQLNTAHIEALRENSPLGELLAAALSVRNRPRAEIKERIEDTGRHVVHGLERYLNTLGTIALIGPLLGLLGTVFGLIRMFLAVMVSGVGDPMKMAGGIGEALVCTASGLVVAIPAYVLHRYFRSKVKGYVVQMEKQATALLDELSAARPAPVDTRAPAAATAAPRPARVAG
- a CDS encoding Biopolymer transport protein ExbD/TolR, producing the protein MRIGNDNADEFEINVVSLIDVLLTLLMFFVLTTTFVQQGHMKVSLPQASDAASTPASDTLILVIDKEGHFFVANNRVLGDDEATLKRAIEAVAGSDRERPVLLRADGMTPHQAVVTAMDALGQLGFTHLSIATAPPAGAAAQ
- a CDS encoding Lipid A export permease/ATP-binding protein MsbA, translated to MNDTDRVGHAGSDATVYRRLLGFLRPYRSLVIATILAMVADAVCMILFAKEIKPLIDKLFVVRDPHVIFWMPIIIVSIFFVRSIAVYVESYGSAYIGRGVVQDMRRRIFDKYLQMPAAFFDRESSGQQISRITYTSEQVAQATTDSAKVAIVDGLTVIGLVLLMLWTNWKLSLALLVLVPCIGLLVTYVSRRYRRINVTIQDVVGKVTGTVEEVVGAHREVKVFGGQDYEAMRFDDVTDRARKLNIKVAATNGLSTAFVQLAAAIALALIVFFATRPFMLNDKLTAGSFARLFMCMGGILPSLKRLTTVQSNIQRGLAAAAELFGILDAPTERDAGTVTLTRCRGDIEFRDVHLTYPGADAAALRGISLRCPAGTVTALVGRSGSGKSSMASLIPRFYEPTSGTVLLDDRPLGDYTLRSLRAQIAWVGQDVVLFDDTIARNIAYGALAGASQADIVAAAEAANAMEFIRELPHGIHSRVGEGGTLLSGGQRQRIAVARALLKNAPILVLDEATSALDTESERLIQDALSRLMKNRTTLVIAHRLSTVEHADQIVVLDQGHIVERGTHAELLARGGKYAALHHLQFREQIPGRPVIPAKAGIQ
- a CDS encoding Excinuclease ABC, C subunit-like; amino-acid sequence: MGDKQPVVYILANARNGVLYIGVASNLIQRIWQHRNDLVAGFSKRYRAHLLVYFEQHSTMDAAITREKRIKKWNRAWKLELIEKHNPYWHDLYPGLSG